One genomic segment of Panicum virgatum strain AP13 chromosome 2N, P.virgatum_v5, whole genome shotgun sequence includes these proteins:
- the LOC120662718 gene encoding MYG1 protein C694.04c-like: MEFWSARKLGAVQRRLVLGGPPSVPPPPGATRALGGPPSAPLPLPPLVGLEGAGNSADSAGRAAVFAGSEFMESVRFHVKSWLPARSIVLECLLSRGEVDPSGEIMVLDRFCPWKLHLFELEEELKIDPLTKYVLYQDVRSQSWRVQAVGVAPDRFESRKALPWRGMRDDELSAETGIPGCVFVHMSGFIGGNKTYEGALEMARAALKC, translated from the exons ATGGAGTTCTGGTCCGCGCGGAAGCTGGGCGCTGTGCAGCGACGGCTAGTGCTGGGCGGTCCGCcgtccgtgccgccgccgccgggggccacGCGGGCGTTGGGCGgcccgccgtccgcgccgctgccgctgccgcctctcGTGGGCCTTGAGGGCGCCGGCAACAGCGCTGACAGCGCTGGGCGCGCCGCAG TGTTCGCTGGAAGTGAATTTATGGAG AGTGTTCGCTTTCATGTTAAATCATGGTTACCTGCAAGATCTATTGTCCTGGAGTGTTTGCTCTCAAGAGGGGAGGTTGACCCAAGTGGAGAAATCATGGTTTTGGATAGATTCTGCCCG TGGAAGCTTCATCTTTTTGAGCTTGAAGAGGAGCTGAAGATTGATCCTCTGACCAAGTATGTGCTGTATCAG GATGTGAGGAGCCAGAGCTGGCGAGTGCAAGCTGTCGGTGTTGCTCCTGACAGGTTCGAGAGCCGAAAGGCTCTGCCGTGGAGGGGCATGAGAGATGATGAACTGTCTGCCGAAACTGGCATTCCCGGCTGTGTGTTTGTCCATATGAGTGGTTTTATCGGGGGCAACAAGACCTACGAGGGCGCGCTGGAAATGGCAAGAGCTGCTCTGAAATGCTGA
- the LOC120661003 gene encoding uncharacterized protein LOC120661003 produces MLRSALRRGGAAARQVAWEGGASPRDLLRMRVAERERLRRRRRDPGRDEFFVPTPESLAWLDSASLPMVLTAAAVALFTKLLMMEHESTDQERRERKIKNSHPDQGKVRMLSREEWEEVQEVRPRTPFESKLARPHACIRTGEPVRLEDVKDWATDVITDAFTRVEESTKGK; encoded by the exons atgctgCGGTCGGCGCTTCGGCGGGGAGGGGCGGCCGCGCGGCAGGTCGCGTGGGAGGGGGGAGCCTCGCCGAGGGACCTCCTCCGGATGCGCGTGGCGGAGCGGGAGCgcttgaggcggcggcggcgcgacccgGGGCGCGACGAGTTCTTCGTGCCGACGCCGGAGTCGCTGGCGTGGCTCGACTCGGCCTCACTCCCCATGGTGCTGACCGCGGCCGCCGTGGCCCTCTTCACCAAGCTCCTCATGATG gaacATGAATCTACAGATCAAGAAAGGAGAGAGCGCAAGATAAAGAATAGCCACCCTGATCAAGGAAAAGTAAGGATGCTGAGTCGTGAAGAATGGGAAGAGGTTCAAGAAGTCAGGCCAAGGACCCCTTTTGAATCAAAATTAGCTCGTCCGCATGCTTGTATAAGAACTGGGGAACCAGTGCGACTG GAGGATGTCAAGGATTGGGCTACTGATGTAATAACAGATGCTTTTACCAGAGTGGAAGAAAGTACCAAGGGAAAATGA
- the LOC120662716 gene encoding basic proline-rich protein-like, whose protein sequence is MGLHQRRLQEGSDANDVVVARPTSGQGFHPEKQRHRDELQDDAPNRGTTPAGAVVIVVGRLSPGESRPCCVPTYRQSTVAFPGLALPSCLPEPRPSCINTLPPHSHPPLPSCRPPRKPPPAAPPWHRRGGHAQATPGRSTTPQPTATRVPHARRRQPQHECCTPATEAAAARGQHPNADPAQGPRAEAAATVARGLAAHSPPPGRQVSGAGAPPSIAVRARPPHGRRSTHRHGRSGHGDGGSGREVAGEDPPTSLARLRDGDLTSYTCFGSQHLLPKSRPPPSLPPTGLPASGSGGGREEDMGGERPPGAGG, encoded by the coding sequence ATGGGTCTCCACCAACGACGCCTCCAAGAAGGTAGCGACGCCAATGACGTCGTCGTCGCTCGTCCCACAAGtggacagggttttcacccagagaaACAACGCCACAGGGACGAGCTCCAAGATGACGCCCCCAATAGGGGAACGACGCCCGCGggcgccgtcgtcatcgtcgttgGCAGGCTTTCACCCGGAGAATCCCGTCCCTGTTGCGTGCCCACATACCGGCAAAGCACAGTAGCATTCCCGGGACTGGCGTTGCCGTCGTGCCTCCCTGAACCGCGGCCATCATGCATCAACACGTTGCCTCCTCACAGCCACCCTCCACTGCCGTCGTGCAGGCCCCcgcgcaagccgccgccggccgcacctCCATGGCATCGTCGGGGAGGCCACGCGCAAGCCACCCCCGGCCGCAGCACCACGCCACAGCCAACCGCTACACGGGTGCcgcacgctcgccgccgccagccgcagCACGAGTGCTGCACACCCGccaccgaggccgccgccgcgcgagggCAGCACCCCAACGCCGACCCTGCGCAGGGGCCCCGCGCCGAAGCCGCCGCTACCGTGGCGCGTGGACTCGCAGCGCACAGTCCACCGCCAGGAAGACAGGTCTCAGGTGCCGGGGCGCCGCCCTCCATTGCCGTCCGCGCGCGGCCGCCCCATGGCCGCAGATCCACCCATAGGCATGGCAGATCCGGCCATGGGGACGGTGGATCCGGCCGCGAAGTCGCCGGAGAAGACCCGCCGACCAGCCTCGCCAGGCTCCGCGACGGCGACCTCACCTCCTACACCTGCTTCGGGTCGCAGCACCTGCTACCGAAgtcccggccgccgccttccttgCCACCCACCGGACTTCCGGCCTCGGGctcgggcggcggcagggaggaggaTATGGGTGGGGAGCGGCCTCCCGGCGCTGGGGGCTAG
- the LOC120662719 gene encoding uncharacterized protein LOC120662719: MVHGLSHSRYFWASYLYRSHLSSSHLSTLSSGVLGAQAAAASHAGRRVGAGVRPPAAAARRSGLRRSPPLRGARVALGPANAWNARGKTAATAAATQSAVARPWLSRWARDVTESHRSSTTPPWKSSDSTRKGTTTTMGSNSTRTMATFSSRISVLTTCSERKLISVPFLVQRAASLKKSLAASPRSTSPVSGLWWRRRTRAARARNVREVDQGRSRDCRSSWCPGISPCQSSRRRGSSTLGSRS, from the exons aTGGTGCACGGCCTCTCCCATTCCAGATATTTCTGGGCGTCCTATCTCTACCGCTCTCATTTATCTTCCTCTCATCTCTCTACCTTATCCTCTGGAGTGCTGGGAGCGCAGGCAGCCGCTGCGagccacgccggccgccgcgtggGTGCAGGAGTccggccaccggccgccgccgcgcggcgctcGGGCctccgccggtcgccgccgctgcggggcGCTCGGGTCGCGCTCGGGCCTGCCAACGCCTGGAACGCGCGCGGCAAgaccgcggccacggcggccgcgACGCAATCGGCAGTAGCCAGGCCTTGGTTGAGCCGGTGGGCGCGCGATGTGACGGAGAGCCATCGGTCCTCAACGACTCCGCCATGGAAGAGCTCTGATTCAACGAGAAAGGGTACCACTACTACCATGGGCTCAAACTCCACGAGGACGATGGCTACTTTCAGTTCCAGGATTTCAG TGCTGACTACCTGCTCGGAGAGGAAACTCATTTCTGTGCCATTTCTTGTCCAGAGAGCAGCTTCTCTCAAG AAGAGCTTGGCTGCCTCTCCGAGGTCGACTTCGCCAGTTTCTGGGctctggtggaggaggaggacgcgtgCCGCAAGAGCGAGGAATGTCCGAGAAGTGGACCAGGGAAGAAGCAGGGATTGCCGTTCGAGCTGGTGTCCCGGTATTTCTCCATGCCAATCAagcaggcggcgcgggagctcgACGTTGGGCTCACGGTCTTGA
- the LOC120661001 gene encoding serine/threonine-protein kinase D6PK-like, with protein sequence MVGQAAKTKESGKDDRQEPGAEVMKEKLLPSHQQEESPASVMDKDSSGISSVPGDVSPVLDGDSGELKVEENMDSNGNKEKKTSQKSSTSDGFASAKVSDGTSSLRKTSGSATMSTRADFTESGKSSMCRVSTGSDISDESSCSSMSSTTTKPHKGNDSRWEAIHVVKSRDNVLGLNHFRLLKKLGSGDIGSVYLSELSGTRSYFAMKVMDKTSLASRKKLLRAQTEREILQSLDHPFLPTLYTHFETDKFSCLVMEFCPGGDLHTLRQRQPGKYFSEQAAKFYVAEVLLALEYLHMLGIIYRDLKPENVLVREDGHIMLSDFDLSLRCSVNPTVIKSANPGLDALQRNNAAYCAQPACIEPSCIQPSCVAPTTCFGPRFFKSKSKSKSKSKKKSNPDAPNQENLFPELIAEPTDARSMSFVGTHEYLAPEIIKGEGHGSAVDWWTFGIFLYELLFGKTPFKGSGNRATLFNVVGQPLRFPESPIVSFSARDMIRGLLVKDPQHRLGYKRGATEIKQHPFFEGVNWALIRCASPPDIPKPVELDCCPKQVPSPSTNGKVAPVTNQKGPDNYLEFEFF encoded by the exons ATGGTCGGGCAAGCGGCAAAGACAAAGGAGTCAGGGAAAGATGACAGACAAGAACCCGGAGCTGAGGTGATGAAAGAGAAGCTACTGCCGTCTCACCAGCAGGAAGAGTCTCCAGCTTCTGTGATGGATAAGGATTCTTCAGGCATCTCTTCAGTTCCTGGTGATGTGTCGCCGGTCCTAGATGGGGATTCTGGGGAGTTGAAAGTGGAGGAGAACATGGATAGCAATGGGAATAAGGAAAAGAAAACATCTCAGAAGAGCAGTACGAGTGATGGCTTCGCTTCTGCTAAAGTGAGTGATGGGACaagcagtttgaggaagaccaGTGGTAGTGCCACGATGAGTACGCGGGCTGATTTCACTGAGAGTGGGAAGAGTAGCATGTGCCGTGTGAGCACTGGCAGTGACATTAGTGATGAGAGCTCCTGCAGCAGCATGAGCAGCACCACTACGAAACCACACAAGGGGAATGATTCAAGGTGGGAAGCGATCCATGTAGTGAAGTCCAGGGATAACGTTCTTGGTTTGAATCATTTTAGACTGCTCAAGAAGCTGGGTTCTGGTGATATTGGCAGTGTGTATCTCTCTGAATTGAGTGGTACACGGAGTTACTTTGCAATGAAGGTCATGGATAAGACATCTTTGGCAAGTCGGAAGAAGCTGCTTCGAGCTCAGACTGAGCGGGAGATCCTGCAGTCCCTGGATCATCCATTTCTACCAACCCTGTATACTCACTTCGAGACGGATAAGTTTTCATGCTTAGTTatggagttctgccctggaGGGGATCTTCACACTCTGCGCCAAAGGCAACCTGGAAAATATTTTTCGGAGCAAGCAGCAAA GTTCTATGTAGCAGAGGTGCTCCTTGCATTGGAATACCTGCATATGCTTGGGATTATATACCGTGACCTTAAACCAGAAAATGTCCTTGTTCGGGAAGATGGCCACATCATGCTGTCCGACTTTGATCTTTCACTTCGCTGTTCAGTAAACCCAACGGTGATCAAGTCTGCCAATCCTGGCCTAGATGCACTGCAGAGGAACAATGCAGCATACTGTGCCCAGCCTGCTTGCATTGAACCATCCTGCATTCAGCCCTCGTGTGTTGCTCCAACCACTTGCTTTGGCCCCCGATTCTTCAAATCGAAATCGAAGTCCAAGTCCAAGTCCAAGAAGAAGTCAAATCCTGATGCTCCAAACCAAGAGAACCTATTTCCGGAGCTTATTGCTGAGCCTACCGACGCCCGCTCCATGTCCTTTGTTGGCACCCATGAGTACTTGGCCCCAGAAATAATAAAAGGGGAGGGCCATGGAAGCGCGGTGGATTGGTGGACCTTCGGTATATTCTTGTATGAGCTGCTGTTCGGCAAGACCCCTTTCAAGGGTTCAGGCAACCGGGCAACGCTCTTCAACGTCGTTGGACAGCCCTTGAGGTTCCCAGAGTCCCCGATAGTGAGTTTCTCCGCGAGGGACATGATAAGGGGATTGCTGGTCAAGGACCCACAGCACCGGCTTGGATATAAGCGAGGTGCTACTGAGATAAAGCAGCATCCGTTCTTCGAGGGCGTGAACTGGGCGCTCATTAGGTGTGCGAGCCCTCCGGACATTCCAAAGCCTGTAGAGCTTGACTGCTGCCCGAAGCAAGTGCCATCGCCATCGACAAATGGAAAGGTTGCACCAGTCACCAACCAAAAGGGGCCGGATAATTACCTAGAGTTTGAATtcttctag